Below is a genomic region from Nitrospira sp..
TCTGCTAGTCGACATATTCGACCTGCGGCTCTCCCGGATTTGCGCCGACGATCTCGCCGATGACCCAGCCTTGATCCCCCAACACGGAGGCACGTGTTATCAGGGCGGACGCGGAAGAGGCCGGCACTACGAGAATGAGTCCGATCCCCATGTTGAACACCCGATACATTTCTGCCCGATCCACCCGGCCGAGGCGCTTTAGGACATCGAAAACGGGGGGAACAGGCCAGCTCTTCCGATGAATCTGCGCCCGCATCCCGTCCGGCAGCACCCGCGGCAGGTTTTCCGTGATGCCCCCGCCGGTCACATGCACGATCCCTTTCACCGGCTGTTCCGATGCGAGCGCCAGGATCTGCTTGGCATAGATCCTGGTCGGCGTCAGAAGGATGTCTCCGAGCGGACGATCGAACTCGGCCACTCGACTGTCGACGGTCAGCTTCGCCTGTTCGAAGAAGATTCGCCGAACCAGGGAATATCCGTTACTGTGCAGGCCTGTGGACGCCAGGCCGATCACGACATCGCCCGGTAGAATAGACTTTCCATCGATGAGCTTGGGTCTGTCGACCACCCCGACGGCGAAGCCTGCCAGGTCGTACTCCCCGTCCGGATAGAACGACGGCATCTCGGCGGTTTCACCGCCGATCAGCGCGCACCCGGCCTGCCGGCACCCTTCCGCGATGCCTGCGAGAACTTGTTGCGCCCTGTCCAGCGTCAGTTTTCCTGAGGCAAAATAGTCGAGAAAGAACAGGGGTTCAGCTCCGCTGACCGCCACGTCGTTGACGCACATCGCGACCAGATCGATGCCGACCGTGTCGTGCTTGTCCATCAGAAAGGCAATCTTGAGCTTGGTCCCCACCCCGTCGGTTCCGGATACCAAGACGGGATCCGCGTATTTCTTCGCGTCGAAGCGGAAGAGACCGCCGAAGCCTCCAAGATCCGTCAGCACCTCCGGACGGAAGGTCGAGCGAACCAGCGGCTTGATGCGGTCGACAAATTCGTCGCCTGCATCGATATCGACTCCGGCATCACGGTAGGTCGTCATGAGAGGCAGCATCTTATGGTGGAGCAGCCTGATTGGTCAATTGGTGCTCCTAAGGGACTGCGATTTGTTGGAATTCGTCAAGCGATCGGATTTGATCGCCACCGGAACCTGATCCTCCGTTCGTCCTGAGGTGGTCGAACGACGAACGGAGTTGGGGACGCGCTGATCAGAGTCCGGGGTGAGGGTGTCGAACCGACTTCCGTGAGCTTGTCGAACTGCCTGCAGTGAGTTCACCGAGCCGAACGCTCGCCTCTCGCCAACCGAGAGACTTCCGCCCAATCCCCTCGCAGCATGGCTTCCTTTTTCTTGCGGCTCCAGCCCTTGATGCGTTGTTCAGAAGCCAAGGCCTCCTCTCGGGTTGAAAAGACCTCGGAGAATAAGAGCGTCACCGGGCGTCTCGTCGCCGTGAAGCCGGAGACTTGGCCGGCATGGTGTTCGGCCAGACGCCTGTCTAGATCATCGGTATGCCCGGTGTAATACGACCCGTCGGCGCAGCGCACGATATACACCCAGAAACTCATGGAGCTTACCCGGCACTAGATGTAGCGCCCCACAAATTTGTTCATGATCCGTTCGCCCTGAGCCAGTCGCAGGGTCAGTCCTGAGAAGACCAACCGTCTCCTTCGAGAGCCTCAGGACGAACGGTTGGTTGGTCGAAGGGACTGTCCTGAGCCGGTCGAAGGGCGTCGAGTTTCCTATAGTTCCGTTCATGGTTCGACAGGCCTGTCCTGAGCCAGTCGAAGGGCTCACCACGAACGGACTGCTGGGACACAACACTAGAACCTATCTCAAAATTGAAACGCAATAACAAGAGTCAAGACTGGGCACGCCCCGGAGATGTCAGTCGGCCAGACCTGGGAAACCGCAGCGGGTGGTGCGGCGAACGGGGCGCCCCACCGCGCGCAACGGAAGGGCCCCGCTGGGGGATGGGTGGAGTGAGCACGGTGGGGCTGTTTGCCGCGACA
It encodes:
- the purM gene encoding phosphoribosylformylglycinamidine cyclo-ligase encodes the protein MTTYRDAGVDIDAGDEFVDRIKPLVRSTFRPEVLTDLGGFGGLFRFDAKKYADPVLVSGTDGVGTKLKIAFLMDKHDTVGIDLVAMCVNDVAVSGAEPLFFLDYFASGKLTLDRAQQVLAGIAEGCRQAGCALIGGETAEMPSFYPDGEYDLAGFAVGVVDRPKLIDGKSILPGDVVIGLASTGLHSNGYSLVRRIFFEQAKLTVDSRVAEFDRPLGDILLTPTRIYAKQILALASEQPVKGIVHVTGGGITENLPRVLPDGMRAQIHRKSWPVPPVFDVLKRLGRVDRAEMYRVFNMGIGLILVVPASSASALITRASVLGDQGWVIGEIVGANPGEPQVEYVD
- a CDS encoding GIY-YIG nuclease family protein, whose amino-acid sequence is MSFWVYIVRCADGSYYTGHTDDLDRRLAEHHAGQVSGFTATRRPVTLLFSEVFSTREEALASEQRIKGWSRKKKEAMLRGDWAEVSRLARGERSAR